A portion of the Drosophila innubila isolate TH190305 chromosome 3L unlocalized genomic scaffold, UK_Dinn_1.0 0_D_3L, whole genome shotgun sequence genome contains these proteins:
- the LOC117788616 gene encoding uncharacterized protein LOC117788616, whose amino-acid sequence MELMPRASQKRAAQTTQSRNPIRRAHSERHLSGAPNVSVSVSQTYASKEPNSNQVLQPRASNGPQNVILNFKDTMALRIKSNRNDSRDLFQRRPTEPPPPPPPPKTANGLEEQPHQINKSTPRQQPQRTVVRVAPFNKSSDGAHEVHRLKISHSEQDEHLQLLEHNVVLRNPSSTRYCDSMEADVAPKKTSILINGDDCYSTMNLSADAAQPLYQSSVVVNSQTANSVCINVSSAEELIQQHNLLNTLRSQQHNLGAIIPIRSSIGNEVNLQRSASCISSTSSSSTSSSSSSSGRGRTLIRLDYDKETPTRVPATTTTPINTPPAISSTPATPPPPSTPLSSPSTSSSPSPLSSPSSHLVPHETELLKILRNPVEAVKRNLVPHVCGLRVPTADTSRGVGSSKKLQESQSTSKDSPTGSFIAKLLQDPMLGQVADGLETDTVAELIENSLQRLQQTRQGIDMSGTKDHDDMNRLISVSLQRVRLERQPVVVATKEDQTDRLSNRGSISSANSFASAHNYELFDFEAAANESDCYQSCSSELTAAGVIEEEEEEGKEQVPQESEEQQDVDAATRAKFYQLLVDATLAEIEHATHTEAEHHYESIRLNGDPIYEEINEVPPPLPLTAPPLNDAELEKKAARSIFEGASKYDILSYLVDAKERGLVREESFDYSNNPKIIEEEATDTLSELEKRVSSDDSHSNMSSLSPPPHTFICGKSGSDVERQDSGVGSETSKSSRSKYQPAVSPLHLCEDCDGAVETQLSETGVLYAPLVCRKCGKKRVERKEIITEIVETEEKYGRDLQIILEEFCHPMLVAGLLTQEQLSAIFLNTEDLLENNQTLAERMRDALDIALEQGDDDLLTVNIGRIFLDFTQMLHAFESYCVRQAGASLLLANLEKEKELLRIFLKVSQMENAVLRRMNLNSFLMVPVQRVTKYPLLLARLYKVTPAHLDGRELLKQAQEKIELHLNHINQEAKDVPTKLWRRISSSSPNRRASCEIDMINIKLRKMAIDILEWNHDEVRFAMEGKLLYTQPTDSNWKKARTIKLTPVNALLVTNGKPSANYRAEKAMSDKLNFPKHTGIREASLLLVKEKCGRYTLIREPLYLDRCVVCSEADWDDYFEVQEISSKDTFIFKAEDGVRTKQWYTQLQYHAQGMGAWRKRRNALANIMINGMLARS is encoded by the exons ATGGAGTTGATGCCGCGGGCAAGTCAAAAGCGTGCAGCACAAACGACACAATCGCGAAATCCCATCAGACGCGCTCACAGCGAAAGGCATTTGTCTGGTGCGCCCAATGTCTCCGTGTCCGTCTCTCAAACCTACGCCAGCAAGGAACCCAACTCGAACCAGGTCCTGCAGCCAAGGGCCAGCAATGGGccgcagaatgtcattttaaattttaaggacACAATGGCGCTGCGCATAAAAAGCAACCGCAACGACTCGAGAGATTTATTTCAAAGGCGGCCCACGGAGccgccgccaccaccgccgcccCCAAAGACCGCAAACGGATTAGAGGAGCAGCCACACCAAATCAATAAGTCAACTCCTCGACAGCAGCCACAGAGGACTGTGGTGCGAGTGGCGCCCTTTAATAAGAGCAGTGATGGCGCCCATGAGGTGCATCGCCTTAAAATCTCGCACAGCGAACAGGATGAGCATCTGCAACTGTTGGAGCACAATGTTGTACTACGTAATCCAAGCAGCACAAGGTACTGCGACTCTATGGAAGCGGATGTGGCGCCCAAGAAGACATCAATACTGATCAATGGCGATGATTGTTATTCGACAATGAACCTCAGTGCCGATGCAGCGCAACCACTGTACCAATCCTCGGTGGTGGTCAACAGCCAGACGGCGAACAGTGTCTGCATTAATGTGAGCAGTGCCGAGGAGTTGATACAACAACACAATCTACTCAACACGCTGCGCAGTCAGCAGCATAATCTGGGCGCCATTATACCAATTAGAAGCAGCATTGGCAACGAGGTGAATCTGCAGCGTTCCGCCTCCTGCATTTCATCCACCTCGAGCAGCTCCACatcgagcagcagcagcagcagtggacGTGGTCGCACTCTGATAAGACTTGACTATGATAAGGAGACGCCAACGAGGGTTCCAGCTACCACAACCACGCCCATCAATACACCGCCAGCAATTAGCTCCACGCCAGCTACACCACCACCGCCAAGCACACCTTTGTCCTCGCCCTCCACCTCCAGCTCCCCCTCGCCTTTGTCTTCTCCCTCCTCGCATCTCGTGCCGCACGAGACGGAGCTGCTGAAGATCTTGCGTAATCCCGTCGAGGCAGTCAAGCGCAATTTGGTGCCACATGTTTGTGGCCTAAGAGTTCCCACTGCGGACACCTCCAGAGGAGTGGGCAGCAGCAAGAAGCTGCAAGAGTCCCAGTCCACCAGCAAAGACTCCCCGACGGGCAGCTTTATAGCCAAGCTGCTCCAAGATCCCATGCTGGGACAGGTGGCCGATGGCTTGGAGACGGATACGGTGGCGGAACTGATAGAGAACTCACTGCAGCGACTGCAGCAGACGCGACAGGGCATCGACATGAGCGGCACCAAAGATCACGACGATATGAACCGGCTGATCAGCGTGTCGCTGCAACGTGTGCGTCTCGAGCGGCAGCCCGTTGTGGTGGCAACCAAAGAGGATCAGACAGATCGTCTGTCCAATCGTGGCAGCATTAGCTCCGCCAATAGCTTCGCCTCCGCCCACAACTACGAGCTCTTTGACTTCGAGGCGGCGGCCAATGAATCCGATTGCTATCAGAGTTGCTCCAGCGAGTTGACAGCCGCCGGCGTCatcgaggaggaggaggaggagggtaAGGAGCAAGTGCCGCAAGAGTCGGAGGAGCAGCAGGATGTGGATGCCGCAACGCGTGCCAAGTTCTATCAGCTGCTGGTGGATGCCACACTGGCGGAGATTGAGCATGCCACGCACACGGAAGCGGAACATCATTACGAGTCCATCCGGCTCAATGGGGATCCCATTTACGAGGAGATCAACGAGGTGCCGCCTCCATTGCCACTGACAGCACCTCCCCTCAACGATGCCGAGCTGGAGAAGAAGGCGGCACGCTCGATATTTGAGGGAGCTTCCAAGTACGACATACTCTCCTATCTGGTGGATGCCAAGGAGCGTGGATTGGTGCGTGAGGAGAGCTTCGATTACAGCAACAATCCCAAGATCATCGAGGAGGAGGCAACCGACACACTCAGTGAGCTGGAGAAGCGTGTGAGTAGCGACGATAGCCACAGCAATATGAGCTCCCTCTCCCCGCCGCCGCACACCTTCATCTGTGGCAAGAGCGGCAGCGATGTGGAGCGTCAGGACTCGGGCGTCGGCTCGGAGACGAGCAAATCCTCGAGGAGCAAGTATCAGCCAGCGGTGAGTCCATTGCATCTGTGCGAGGATTGCGATGGCGCTGTGGAGACGCAGCTGAGCGAGACGGGCGTGCTGTATGCCCCGCTGGTGTGCCGCAAGTGTGGCAAGAAGCGTGTGGAGCGCAAGGAGATCATCACTGAGATTGTGGAGACGGAGGAGAAATATGGCCGCGATTTGCAAATCATACTGGAAGAGTTCTGTCATCCGATGCTCGTGGCCGGTCTGCTCACACAGGAGCAGCTCTCCGCAATCTTCCTCAACACGGAAGACTTGCTCGAGAACAATCAGACGCTGGCCGAGCGTATGCGCGATGCCCTGGACATTGCCCTCGAGCAGGGCGATGATGATCTACTCACGGTTAACATTGGACGCATCTTTCTCGACTTTACCCAAATGCTGCACGCCTTCGAGAGCTACTGTGTGCGGCAAGCGGGCGCCAGCCTGCTCCTGGCCAATCTCGAAAAGGAAAAGGAACTGCTGCGCATCTTCCTCAAGGTATCGCAAATGGAGAACGCCGTGCTGCGTCGCATGAATCTCAACTCGTTTCTCATG GTGCCCGTGCAGCGCGTCACCAAGTATCCATTGCTACTGGCGCGACTGTACAAGGTGACGCCGGCACACCTCGACGGACGTGAGCTGCTCAAACAGGCGCAGGagaaaattgaattgcatttgaatCACATCAACCAGGAGGCCAAGGATGTGCCCACCAAGCTCTGGCGTCGCATCAGCTCCTCCAGCCCCAATCGTCGCGCCTCCTGCGAAATTGATATGATAAACATCAAGCTGCGCAAAATGGCCATCGACATACTCGAATGGAATCACGATGAGGTCCGTTTCGCCATGGAGGGTAAGCTGCTCTACACGCAGCCCACCGACAGCAACTGGAAGAAGGCGCGCACCATCAAACTGACCCCAGTCAATGCGCTGCTGGTGACCAATGGCAAG ccaAGTGCCAATTATAGGGCAGAGAAGGCCATGTCGGATAAACTGAATTTCCCGAAGCACACTGGCATTCGAGAGGCCTCCCTATTGCTGGTGAAGGAGAAGTGCGGACGCTATACATTGATACGGGAGCCGTTGTATCTGGACAGATGTGTTGTGTGCAGCGAAGCGGATTGGGATGATTATTTCGAAGTGCAGGAAATTTCATCGAAGGACACATTCATATTCAAA GCCGAGGATGGAGTAAGGACGAAACAGTGGTACACACAGCTCCAGTACCACGCCCAGGGAATGGGGGCGTGGCGCAAGCGACGCAATGCGCTGGCCAACATTATGATCAATGGCATGCTGGCTCGCAGTtag